One window from the genome of Pyrus communis chromosome 16, drPyrComm1.1, whole genome shotgun sequence encodes:
- the LOC137719475 gene encoding wall-associated receptor kinase-like 20 → MVVVPTLSVFILLNLATAAAADSPACNPTCGSLQVKYPFGTGPGCGSPIFQSYITCTFTNNQQLLLLTTHTGLYPITSISYSTQTITLTPPSMFNCTSMQPSLSNFGLDWVSPFQLGPSTFILLSCQPPTSSLTLKPSGMPVCDPCYSHLCASIYTCPSVVGLGLPLFPPTNTCCVYSPGNLDAKGELDLHGLRCTFTSVVSLGDYPTDPVQWEYGVALKYSHGGLDSGIVDAKCKSCEMSDGVCGYRVDDHDQFLCVCKNGYNTSSDCLNNYTPDSKPLWGSGASDDLPVVNWKIWSALVAGLMIMA, encoded by the exons ATGGTTGTAGTACCAACTCTTTCAGTATTCATCCTCCTCAACCTTGCCACAGCCGCCGCCGCCGACTCTCCTGCATGCAACCCCACATGTGGCTCCCTGCAAGTCAAATACCCTTTTGGCACAGGCCCTGGTTGTGGCTCCCCAATTTTCCAATCCTACATAACCTGTACATTTACCAATAATCAGCAGCTCCTCCTCCTCACCACCCACACTGGCTTATACCCTATCACTTCAATTTCCTACTCCACCCAAACCATAACCCTAACCCCACCCTCCATGTTCAACTGCACCTCCATGCAACCctccctctccaacttcggccTTGACTGGGTCTCCCCATTTCAGCTCGGCCCATCAACCTTCATCCTCTTGTCCTGCCAGCCCCCCACCTCTTCCCTCACCCTCAAACCCTCCGGCATGCCCGTCTGTGATCCCTGCTACTCTCACCTCTGTGCTTCTATCTACACATGTCCATCCGTGGTTGGTCTTGGCCTCCCCTTGTTCCCTCCCACAAACACGTGCTGCGTGTATTCACCTGGGAATCTTGACGCTAAGGGTGAGTTGGACCTCCACGGGTTAAGGTGCACGTTTACATCCGTTGTGTCACTCGGAGACTACCCGACAGACCCAGTGCAGTGGGAGTATGGGGTGGCGTTGAAGTACAGTCACGGTGGTTTGGACAGTGGCATTGTCGATGCAAAGTGCAAGAGCTGTGAGATGAGCGATGGGGTTTGTGGGTACAGGGTTGATGATCATGATCAGTTCCTTTGTGTGTGTAAGAATGGCTACAACACCTCCTCCGATTGCCTAAATAATTACACTCCAGATTCGAAGCCCCTTTGGGGCTCCGGCGCGTCTGATGATTTACCAGTTGTTAATT GGAAAATATGGTCTGCGCTCGTGGCTGGCCTGATGATAATggcttga